A genomic segment from Candidatus Micrarchaeota archaeon encodes:
- a CDS encoding PIG-L family deacetylase: MKKNKNAVGAMASDRESLKQLVRKDNVLFVGAHPDDIELGCLGTIMNYLRKGKDITCVIASDGEDGNNNAKKYNRLTESRRSLTGAGLKENDIIFLHLPDRRLEIHKLVMIERLEDIFKKKGINKVFLHTNKETHQDHKTVYEAATSAARNVPAVFIYESNSSTISDFSPKYFINIGPFVDRKVKLLQHHQSQQDKKYMMVDSVAALARHRGTQSKVHAYAEGYEIFRVAED, encoded by the coding sequence ATGAAGAAAAACAAAAACGCAGTTGGAGCTATGGCCAGCGATCGGGAATCGCTAAAGCAGCTCGTCAGGAAGGACAACGTGCTGTTCGTTGGGGCGCACCCCGACGACATAGAGCTCGGGTGCCTGGGGACGATAATGAACTACCTCAGGAAGGGCAAGGATATCACGTGCGTAATCGCATCGGACGGAGAGGACGGCAACAACAACGCCAAGAAGTACAACAGGCTCACGGAGAGCCGCAGGTCGCTCACAGGAGCAGGGCTGAAGGAGAATGACATAATATTCCTGCACCTGCCCGACAGGAGGCTGGAAATACACAAGCTGGTGATGATAGAGAGGCTTGAGGACATCTTCAAGAAAAAAGGGATAAACAAGGTGTTCCTCCACACGAACAAGGAAACGCACCAGGACCACAAGACGGTCTACGAGGCAGCGACAAGCGCGGCAAGGAACGTGCCTGCAGTTTTCATATACGAGTCGAACTCATCCACTATATCGGACTTTTCGCCGAAGTACTTCATCAACATAGGGCCGTTCGTGGACAGGAAGGTGAAGCTGCTGCAGCACCACCAGTCGCAGCAGGACAAGAAGTACATGATGGTGGACAGCGTCGCAGCGCTAGCAAGGCACAGGGGAACGCAGTCGAAGGTGCATGCCTATGCCGAGGGCTACGAGATATTCAGGGTAGCAGAGGATTGA